In Macadamia integrifolia cultivar HAES 741 chromosome 5, SCU_Mint_v3, whole genome shotgun sequence, a single window of DNA contains:
- the LOC122079954 gene encoding uncharacterized protein LOC122079954 isoform X3, with protein sequence MVAEGRGEGSVIENENKSIVPKVEEEVRSLPLPPTFTAPTDLIARIFSQLDCVDLLQCSLVCKQWYTDSAELREGWKNEYLESRNMFGLGLERETHPPSTTCSIRGRQFSFQRAPGWHATLICKALCSLMNCKNLTISY encoded by the exons ATGGTGGCCgaaggaagaggagaggggTCAGtaattgaaaatgaaaacaaaagtaTAGTCccaaaggtagaagaagaagtaagatcactaccactaccacccaCTTTCACAGCTCCTACTGATCTCATAGCTCGCATCTTTTCTCAGCTCGACTGCGTTGATCTTCTCCAATGTTCTCTCGTCTGCAA GCAGTGGTACACAGATTCTGCAGAGCTGAGGGAAGGCTGGAAGAATGAATATTTGGAGTCACGCAACATGTTTGGGCTAGGCCTGGAAAGGGAAACTCACCCACCATCTACCACGTGTTCAATAAGAG GTAGGCAGTTTAGTTTTCAGAGGGCACCGGGATGGCATGCAACACTGATTTGTAAAGCTCTTTGTTCCCTCATGAATTGCAAAAATTTGACTATTTCCtactaa